The Chitinibacter bivalviorum genomic interval ATGAAGAATGACTCTTACATTTTGGTCGTTGATGATCAGATGGCGAATATTGAATCGCTAGGGGAGTCGCTGGCCGATCAATACGATGTGCGCTTTGCGCTATCGGGACAAAGTGCTTTGGAGGTGATTGCTAAAAGCAAGCCCGACTTGATTCTGCTCGATATTATGATGCCGGATATGAATGGCTACGAGGTCTGCCGTGTGTTGCAGTCCCATCCCGATACGGCGCAAATCCCCGTCATTTTTATCACTGCACTGGCGACGCCCGAGGAAGAGACTCAAGGTCTCGATGCCGGGGCGGTTGATTATATTGTTAAGCCATTTAACCCATCGATTGTCAGGGCAAGGGTGCGCAATCATTTGGCTTTGAAATATGCGAATGACCAATTGCGGGTACTGTCTTTGACCGATAGCTTAACTGGCTTGGCAAATCGTCGACATTTATTCGAGCGGCTTTCCAGCGAGATCGAGCATTTGCAAGCCAAGCCCGAAACTGAGCCATTTGCCATTATCCTGATCGATATTGATTACTTTAAGCGTTACAACGACACCTACGGGCATGTGGCGGGGGATTTTTGTTTGCAGCGTGTCGCTGGCGTGATCCGTTCGGCATTGCGCAGCCCCGCTGATTTAACCGCCCGCTATGGTGGCGAAGAATTTTGCTGTTTATTGCATCAGGCCACATTGGATGAGGCGCGCCAAATTGCCGAGCGGATTTCACAAAGTGTGGCTGATTTAGAGATTCCGCATTTAGGCGCTTACGAGCGCCAATTTGTGACGGTGAGTGCGGGCGTTGCGCAGTGGCAGCCGCACATGGCCCATATTGAAAGTGTGTTGCAGGCGGCTGACGAGGCGCTTTATGCGGCCAAAGCGACGGGCAGAAATAAAGTAGTTTGCAAGGTATAGCCGTAAAAACCATTTGATATAATGATTTTATGGCTATACCCTGCTGGATTATTTCAGTTTGCGTTCCAGCTTGGCGAGGCTGAGATACAGCACTGGGGTAATGTAAAGTGTAATGAGCTGTGAAAACAGCAAGCCCCCCACAATGGCGACACCAAGAGGCTGGCGCAGTTCAGCCCCAGCGCCTAGCCCCAAAGCCAAAGGCATTGCCCCCATCATGGCGGCCAAGGTCGTCATCATAATCGGGCGGAAACGCTTGGCGCTGGCTTCACGAATGGCGTGTTCGGCGTCGAGTGATTCTTTACGCTCGGCTTCGAGCGCAAAGTCGATCATCATGATTGCATTTTTTTTCACAATCCCGACCAAGAGCAAAATGCCGATCATCGCAATAAAGGTGAGCTCCAGACTCATGATTTGCAAGGCCAACAGCGCGCCAATCGCCGCCGATGGAATACCGGCCAAAATGGTGATCGGATGAATCCAGCTTTCATACAGCACGCCCAGCACGACATAGATCACCGCCACGGCGGCTAAAATAAGCCAGAGCTGACTGGTTTGCGACTGTTGGTACAGTGCGGCATCACCGGCAAAACCGCCGAAAATATAGCTGGGCAAGTTAATCTGCGCTTGCGCATTCTGTATTTCCCGCGCAGCGTCAGACAGTGAGGCGCCTTCTGCCAAATTGAAAGACAAGGTAATGGCAGGAAGCTGACCTTGGTGGTTAATCGTCGTCGTCACCGCGGTGCGCTCGACCGTCATAAAGCTGCTAAGCGGAATTAAGCCGCCCAGTTTGCTGCGTACATGTAGCTTATCGAGCTTGCTTTCATCAGTGCGATCACTTTCTTTGAGCTGCAATAGCACCGAATAACTGTCTTGCGGGGCGTAAATACTGGCGATTTGCCGCTCGCCATATGCCGCGTACAAGGTGTCTCGCAGCGATTGCATATCAACCCCCAGCTCGGCAGCACGATCGCGATTGATATTGAGCTTGGCCTGTAGCGTTTTTTGCTCGGCATCCGAATTCACATCGCGGAAAATCGGATTGGCTGCCAGCGTGTCACGCAGCTTATTGCTCCAGCTTTCGAGATCGTTGGCATTAACGGCTTGCAGGGTGTATTGGTAGCTACTTTTCCCGCTGCGTGCGCCAATATTCAAGTTTTGCGTTGGTCGGTAATACACATTGACCGACGCAATTTTACCTGTGCTTTTGCGTAGGCTCTCCAAGGTCTTTTGCATTGGCTCACGTTGATTGCGTGGCTTGAGCGTAATAAATAATCGCCCACTGTTGCCATTACCAAGGCTGGAAGCCACTGTCGCCACATTGGGGTTATTTGCGACGGCCGAAGCAACGCGTTGCTGCAGCTTCAATTGGGCTGGGTAGCTGATATCTGGCGCCGCATCGACACTGGCTTGAATTTGCCCAATGTCCTCTTGCGGGAAAAAGCCCTTTGGAATCCCGACGTAGAGCCAGACAGTGACGGCAAAAGTCGCCAAGGTGAGCAAGAGCATCCAAGCTTGGTGCTTAATGACCACGGCCAGACTGCGTTGATAGCCTGCCAGTAAACGATCAAAGCCAGCTTCAAACCAGCGGCTCCACGCCGGATCGGTATGAGCGGCATCGCTAGGCTCTGGCTTTAGAAATCGGGCCGCAAACAGTGGAATCAGTGTTAGCGATACCAGCATCGACACAATAATTGCCAGCGTGACGACGACCGCAAATTCGTGGAATAGCAAACCAATTGTGCCGGGCATGAAGAAAATCGGAATAAACACCGCGATCAATGAGATCGAGATCGAG includes:
- a CDS encoding diguanylate cyclase domain-containing protein encodes the protein MKNDSYILVVDDQMANIESLGESLADQYDVRFALSGQSALEVIAKSKPDLILLDIMMPDMNGYEVCRVLQSHPDTAQIPVIFITALATPEEETQGLDAGAVDYIVKPFNPSIVRARVRNHLALKYANDQLRVLSLTDSLTGLANRRHLFERLSSEIEHLQAKPETEPFAIILIDIDYFKRYNDTYGHVAGDFCLQRVAGVIRSALRSPADLTARYGGEEFCCLLHQATLDEARQIAERISQSVADLEIPHLGAYERQFVTVSAGVAQWQPHMAHIESVLQAADEALYAAKATGRNKVVCKV
- a CDS encoding efflux RND transporter permease subunit, which translates into the protein MGHGISWWAIHRPVATMLLWLAVMVAGVVAWFHLPISALPTYDTPTISVSASLSGASPETMANSVATPLEKQFSTIPGLAMMSSSSRLGSTSITLEFAPTRDIESAAVDVQAALYRANRSLPSDMVNPPSYRKVNPSDAPILLLAINSPSMPLSTLNDYSDNLIAPALSTIDGVAQVQIYGQKKYAVRIAVDPEKLAARDISLPELSAALKSANANSPVGQLEGERQTLMLQANEQLKNAADFAEVVIATRPGNNLGPVRLKDVASVEDSVEVIKSGSWVNGERSIILAVLRQPGANTVATVDAIRAMLPRLTSQMPNSIQVRELNDRSVSIRESIHDVNLTLVLTLGLVIMSVLLFLRRAAATLIPSVSLPISLLATFALMYWLGYSLDNISLMGLTVALGLVVDDAIVVLENIVRHIEEGMKPWDAAIKGAGEVGFTVVSISISLIAVFIPIFFMPGTIGLLFHEFAVVVTLAIIVSMLVSLTLIPLFAARFLKPEPSDAAHTDPAWSRWFEAGFDRLLAGYQRSLAVVIKHQAWMLLLTLATFAVTVWLYVGIPKGFFPQEDIGQIQASVDAAPDISYPAQLKLQQRVASAVANNPNVATVASSLGNGNSGRLFITLKPRNQREPMQKTLESLRKSTGKIASVNVYYRPTQNLNIGARSGKSSYQYTLQAVNANDLESWSNKLRDTLAANPIFRDVNSDAEQKTLQAKLNINRDRAAELGVDMQSLRDTLYAAYGERQIASIYAPQDSYSVLLQLKESDRTDESKLDKLHVRSKLGGLIPLSSFMTVERTAVTTTINHQGQLPAITLSFNLAEGASLSDAAREIQNAQAQINLPSYIFGGFAGDAALYQQSQTSQLWLILAAVAVIYVVLGVLYESWIHPITILAGIPSAAIGALLALQIMSLELTFIAMIGILLLVGIVKKNAIMMIDFALEAERKESLDAEHAIREASAKRFRPIMMTTLAAMMGAMPLALGLGAGAELRQPLGVAIVGGLLFSQLITLYITPVLYLSLAKLERKLK